A genomic stretch from Orcinus orca chromosome 14, mOrcOrc1.1, whole genome shotgun sequence includes:
- the ATOH7 gene encoding transcription factor ATOH7: MKSCKPSNPAAGARGAPPCVGGAECAGTCAGEGRLESAARRRLAANARERRRMQGLNTAFDRLRRVVPQWGQDKKLSKYETLQMALSYIMALTRILAEAERFGSERDWVNLHCEHFGRDHYLPFAGAKLPGESEPYGQRLFGFQPEPFQMAS, encoded by the coding sequence ATGAAGTCCTGCAAGCCCAGCAACCCGGCGGCGGGAGCGCGTGGCGCGCCCCCGTGCGTGGGCGGCGCCGAGTGCGCGGGTACGTGCGCCGGGGAGGGGCGGCTGGAGAGCGCGGCGCGCAGGCGCCTAGCGGCCAACGCGCGCGAGCGTCGCCGCATGCAGGGGCTCAACACGGCTTTCGACCGTCTGCGCAGGGTGGTACCCCAATGGGGCCAGGATAAAAAACTGTCCAAGTACGAGACCCTGCAGATGGCGCTGAGCTACATCATGGCTCTGACCCGCATCCTGGCCGAGGCAGAGCGATTCGGCTCCGAGCGGGACTGGGTCAATCTCCACTGTGAGCACTTCGGCCGAGACCACTACCTTCCGTTCGCGGGCGCGAAGCTGCCGGGCGAGAGCGAGCCCTACGGCCAAAGGCTCTTCGGCTTCCAGCCCGAGCCCTTCCAGATGGCCAGTTAG